The Cynocephalus volans isolate mCynVol1 chromosome 2, mCynVol1.pri, whole genome shotgun sequence genome window below encodes:
- the GPRIN1 gene encoding G protein-regulated inducer of neurite outgrowth 1, translating to MGSAEDPDWLQLLQKDSSPPGPQPTALCCPQDGSLGAGGPAMRDCCPSQQKASPAPPRHTPDQSLRMDSRHSSPSRAEEGASCSEGPGRRLACPSLTCISSQEAATKEALEADGASISGTPETTLSGKPEPVSSVKIDHTSSDSRNPMFLDKMDSKSPDQADSTSIGKEDTGSSRKTDPIFSGKTEPAILGKDSPVAPGGTDPMTPRREDDFGSLGKADPICSSKVDMMSPKKEDPGPLRKVDPVSSGKVDPMFPRKEPSYSGKEHPVSSEKVSSVSTGKADIVFFRKRDPEPSGKADLMSLESMDSVSGGKTDPGLLGKLTPGSSGKIEPLSLGIVAPGPSGRVDTPDLEIADPVSMVNAETVSSAKGDSQFLGKTDPAFSGEGGPVSVRMTKNVSASHVDPVFAGKVDPTSLKNADPTSLGKMDQVSLGWVDPVSTGKPEPFSSGQAEHVSVGKKETVSSGKEDPVSSRKVDPISAGNIKTSCSGKVNTESSEKTDPVSSGLENPKSLGTVDLPSTVKAEAVTVGERDTISSEKAGPMASGKVGPTASGKAVPLALGKLDPVSRGKAETVPSGKVDSVSLGKVASSAPGKTVLVSSGKVDLVSFGKAEALPAGKVNPLPLEKGNPVNSTKVDLGASGKAELKSGDKTETKLSGQERAPSTGKGEIVSLQKEKPQASEKVDPGSSRKADPIASGKGEPVSLGKADSTSSRKAELPLMGKVDPLTLEKTESLSSSPWQSNGKPCGSARSPEGAGGGKGPEAPESTPSAEASILGQKDLAAAGAERSSSPEVAAPPPGPRTRDNFTKAPSWEASAPPPPREDAGTQAGTQACVSVAVSPMSPQDGAGGPAFSFQLAPHAPSPAPRPPSRRDAGLQVSLGAAETRSVATGPMTPQAAAPPAFPEVRVRPGSVLAAAVAPPEAAEPVRDVSWDEKGMTWEVYGASMEVEVLGMAIQKHLERQIEEHGRQGAPAPPPASRTGPGRAGSVRAAPADGAAKRPPGLFRALLQSVRRPRCCSRAGPTAE from the coding sequence ATGGGCAGTGCTGAAGACCCAGACTGGCTCCAGCTGCTTCAGAAGGACTCCAGCCCCCCAGGACCCCAGCCCACAGCCCTCTGCTGCCCACAGGATGGgagcctgggggctgggggcccagCCATGAGGGACTGCTGCCCCTCCCAGCAAAAGGCCAGCCCTGCGCCTCCCAGGCACACCCCTGACCAAAGCCTACGCATGGACTCTAGACACAGCAGCCCCAGTAGGGCTGAGGAAGGGGCCTCCTGCTCTGAGGGCCCTGGCAGGAGGTTGGCCTGTCCCTCCCTGACCTGCATCTCTTCCCAAGAGGCAGCCACCAAGGAGGCATTGGAGGCAGATGGAGCCTCAATCTCAGGGACACCAGAAACCACCTTGTCTGGGAAGCCAGAACCTGTGTCCTCAGTAAAAATTGATCATACATCCTCAGACAGCAGAAATCCTATGTTCTTGGATAAGATGGATTCCAAGTCTCCAGATCAGGCAGATTCTACTTCCATAGGAAAGGAAGATACTGGGTCCTCAAGGAAGACAGATCCCATCTTTTCTGGAAAAACAGAACCTGCAATCTTGGGAAAGGACAGTCCTGTGGCTCCTGGAGGGACAGATCCCATGACTCCAAGAAGGGAGGATGATTTTGGATCCTTGGGAAAAGCAGATCCTATATGCTCCAGCAAGGTGGATATGATGTCTCCAAAGAAGGAGGATCCTGGTCCTTTGAGAAAGGTGGATCCTGTATCCTCAGGCAAAGTGGATCCTATGTTCCCAAGAAAGGAGCCCAGCTATTCTGGAAAAGAGCATCCTGTGTCCTCAGAAAAGGTGAGTTCTGTATCCACTGGAAAGGCAGATATTGTGTTCTTCAGAAAGAGAGATCCTGAGCCCTCAGGAAAGGCGGATCTTATGTCCTTGGAAAGCATGGATTCTGTATCCGGAGGAAAGACAGATCCAGGGCTCCTGGGAAAGCTGACTCCAGGGTCGTCAGGCAAGATCGAGCCTTTATCCCTTGGAATAGTGGCTCCTGGGCCCTCAGGAAGAGTGGATACTCCGGATTTGGAGATAGCAGATCCTGTTTCTATGGTAAATGCAGAAACTGTGTCCTCTGCAAAAGGGGACTCTCAGTTCCTGGGAAAGACGGACCCTGCCTTCTCAGGAGAGGGGGGTCCTGTGTCTGTGAGAATGACAAAAAATGTGTCTGCTAGCCATGTGGATCCCGTGTTTGCAGGAAAGGTGGATCCCACGTCTTTGAAAAATGCAGATCCCACATCTTTAGGCAAGATGGATCAGGTTTCCTTGGGATGGGTGGATCCTGTGTCCACAGGAAAACCAGAGCCCTTTTCTTCTGGGCAGGCAGAACATGTGTctgtgggaaagaaagaaactgtttcTTCAGGAAAAGAGGACCCAGTGTCCTCCAGAAAGGTAGATCCCATATCTGCAGGAAATATAAAAACATCATGCTCTGGAAAAGTGAATACTGAATCTTCAGAAAAGACAGACCCTGTGTCCTCAGGTCTAGAGAATCCCAAGTCCTTGGGGACAGTAGATCTCCCATCCACAGTAAAAGCTGAGGCAGTGACTGTGGGGGAAAGAGACACAATATCCTCAGAGAAGGCAGGTCCTATGGCCTCTGGCAAGGTGGGTCCGACAGCCTCAGGGAAGGCTGTTCCTCTGGCCTTGGGCAAGCTGGACCCCGTGAGCAGGGGAAAGGCAGAAACTGTCCCCTCTGGAAAAGTGGACTCTGTGTCTTTAGGTAAGGTGGCCTCCTCAGCTCCAGGAAAAACAGTCCTGGTGTCCTCTGGGAAGGTGGATCTCGTGTCCTTTGGAAAAGCAGAAGCTCTCCCAGCGGGAAAGGTGAATCCTCTGCCTCTAGAGAAGGGGAATCCTGTGAACTCCACAAAGGTGGATCTCGGGGCCTCAGGGAAAGCAGAGCTGAAGTCTGGggacaaaacagaaacaaagctcTCTGGACAAGAGCGTGCTCCATCAACAGGAAAAGGAGAGATTGTGTCTTTGCAAAAGGAGAAGCCACAGGCCTCAGAGAAGGTTGATCCTGGATCCTCCAGAAAAGCAGACCCCATTGCCTCTGGGAAGGGAGAACCTGTATCCCTGGGGAAGGCTGACTCTACATCTTCCAGAAAAGCAGAGCTCCCATTAATGGGGAAGGTGGATCCCCTTACTCTGGAGAAGACCGAGTCCTTGTCTTCCTCCCCCTGGCAGTCAAATGGCAAACCCTGCGGCTCAGCCCGGTCTCCCGAGGGTGCTGGGGGAGGCAAGGGCCCCGAGGCGCCGGAGTCCACGCCCAGCGCTGAGGCTTCCATCCTCGGTCAGAAAGACCTGGCAGCCGCTGGGGCCGAGAGAAGCTCCAGCCCGGAGGTCGCAGCGCCCCCGCCAGGGCCGCGAACTCGCGACAACTTCACCAAAGCTCCGTCGTGGGAGGCGAGCGCCCCGCCACCGCCGCGCGAGGACGCGGGCACGCAGGCAGGCACGCAGGCCTGCGTCTCGGTGGCCGTGAGCCCCATGTCTCCGCAGGATGGCGCGGGCGGCCCGGCCTTCAGCTTCCAGTTAGCGCCGCACGCGCCCAGCCCAGCGCCCAGGCCGCCCTCGCGCCGGGACGCGGGCCTGCAGGTGTCGCTGGGCGCCGCCGAGACGCGCTCTGTGGCTACCGGGCCTATGACGCCGCAGGCCGCCGCGCCGCCCGCCTTCCCCGAAGTGCGGGTGCGGCCGGGCTCTGTGCTGGCGGCCGCCGTGGCGCCCCCGGAGGCGGCCGAGCCCGTGCGCGATGTGAGCTGGGACGAGAAGGGCATGACGTGGGAGGTGTACGGCGCCTCCATGGAAGTGGAGGTGCTGGGCATGGCCATCCAGAAGCACTTGGAGCGGCAGATCGAGGAGCACGGCCGCCAAGGGGCGCCTGCGCCGCCGCCCGCCTCCCGCACGGGCCCGGGCCGCGCGGGCTCCGTGCGCGCCGCGCCTGCAGATGGCGCTGCCAAGCGCCCGCCCGGCCTCTTCCGCGCGCTGCTGCAGAGTGTGCGCCGTCCGCGGTGCTGCTCGCGGGCGGGACCCACGGCCGAGTGA